A section of the Oryza sativa Japonica Group chromosome 1, ASM3414082v1 genome encodes:
- the LOC4327359 gene encoding histone-lysine N-methyltransferase, H3 lysine-9 specific SUVH1, which produces MNRESNFMPTPDQDVLEVKPLRTLAPMFPAPLGIDVLNRLTAPPLVFVAPAGQFPGGFGSLNIPAVRSFAAFGGQDASGGKTAGGGDQDASGGKTAAGGDQDAGRGETAAFGGQETVRGEFVANGTPNVGASATGPIDATPISACKSTQPSVISLDDDDNDDDEPYGGNQTSASGRKIKRPSHLKGYNVSDGLGTDSSNGTKKRPKTSNRKAATDNEISLMPPSSDPREVVEVLLMTFEALRRRHLQLDETQETSKRADLKAGAIMLASNLRANIGKRIGAVPGVEVGDIFYFRMELCIIGLHAPSMGGIDYMNKFGDEDDSVAICIVAAGVYENDDDDTDTLVYSGSGGISRNSEEKQDQKLERGNLALERSLSRKNVIRVVRGYKDPACLTGKVYIYDGLYKIHESWKERTKTGINCFKYKLQREPGQPDAVAIWKMCQRWVENPAARGKVLHPDLSSGAENLPVCLINDVNSEKGPGHFNYITQVKYLKPLRSMKPFQGCRCTSVCLPGDTSCDCAQHNGGDLPYSSSGLLVCRKLMVYECGESCRCSINCRNRVAQKGVRIHLEVFRTTNRGWGLRSWDPIRAGSFICEYVGEVVDDTKVNLDGEDDYLFRTVCPGEKTLKWNYGPELIGEHSINISADTFEPLPIKISAMKMGNVARFMNHSCNPNTFWQPVQFDHGEDGYPHIMFFALKHIPPMTELTYDYGDIGCESRGVGSRAKNCLCGSSNCRGFFS; this is translated from the coding sequence ATGAACCGGGAATCAAATTTCATGCCTACTCCTGATCAGGATGTTCTGGAAGTCAAGCCCCTGAGGACTTTGGCTCCAATGTTCCCTGCACCATTGGGGATCGATGTGCTTAACCGGTTGACAGCCCCACCGTTGGTATTTGTCGCACCAGCTGGGCAGTTTCCTGGGGGTTTTGGATCTTTGAACATTCCTGCGGTCAGATCGTTTGCCGCTTTCGGTGGTCAGGATGCTAGTGGAGGCAAGactgctggtggtggtgatcAGGATGCTAGTGGAGGCAAGACTGCCGCTGGCGGTGATCAGGATGCTGGTAGAGGCGAGACTGCTGCTTTTGGTGGTCAGGAAACTGTCAGAGGTGAATTTGTTGCAAATGGGACTCCAAATGTAGGTGCTAGTGCAACTGGGCCAATTGACGCCACTCCTATCTCAGCTTGCAAATCAACACAACCAAGTGTGATATCACTGgatgatgatgacaatgatgatgatgagcctTACGGTGGTAACCAAACATCAGCATCTGGACGGAAGATCAAGAGGCCATCCCATCTCAAAGGATATAATGTAAGTGATGGTTTGGGCACCGACAGCTCCAACGGAACAAAGAAACGCCCTAAGACCTCTAATAGGAAGGCTGCTACTGACAATGAGATTTCCTTGATGCCTCCATCCAGCGATCCCAGGGAGGTTGTGGAAGTGCTTCTCATGACCTTCGAGGCACTGCGGCGTAGGCATCTTCAATTGGATGAGACACAAGAGACTAGCAAACGTGCAGACCTGAAGGCTGGTGCCATCATGTTGGCCAGTAATCTGAGGGCTAACATTGGGAAGAGGATTGGAGCTGTCCCTGGAGTTGAAGTAGGGGATATTTTCTACTTCAGGATGGAGCTATGCATTATCGGCTTGCATGCACCTAGCATGGGTGGAATTGATTATATGAATAAGTTTGGTGATGAGGATGACTCTGTAGCAATATGTATTGTTGCTGCAGGTGTTTATgagaatgatgatgatgatacagATACACTGGTCTACAGTGGTTCTGGAGGTATAAGCAGGAACAGTGAGGAGAAGCAGGACCAGAAGCTTGAGAGGGGTAACCTTGCTCTTGAGAGGAGCCTGTCCAGAAAGAACGTGATCCGGGTTGTACGTGGTTACAAGGATCCAGCTTGCTTGACTGGGAAAGTTTATATCTATGATGGTCTTTATAAGATTCATGAGTCCTGGAAAGAAAGAACAAAGACTGGGATCAATTGTTTCAAGTACAAGTTGCAGCGAGAGCCAGGACAGCCTGATGCAGTTGCAATCTGGAAGATGTGCCAGAGATGGGTAGAAAATCCAGCTGCTAGAGGCAAAGTTTTGCACCCTGATCTATCATCAGGTGCTGAAAATCTCCCAGTGTGTCTTATCAATGATGTTAACAGTGAGAAAGGACCAGGGCACTTCAACTATATTACTCAGGTCAAGTACTTGAAGCCACTCCGCTCTATGAAGCCATTTCAGGGTTGCAGATGCACTAGTGTTTGTCTGCCTGGTGATACCAGTTGTGATTGTGCACAGCATAATGGAGGTGACTTACCGTACAGTTCATCCGGATTGCTTGTATGTCGCAAGCTTATGGTATATGAATGTGGTGAATCTTGCCGATGTTCAATCAACTGTCGTAATAGGGTAGCCCAAAAGGGAGTAAGGATCCACCTTGAGGTCTTCAGGACAACAAATCGAGGCTGGGGTCTTCGTTCATGGGATCCTATACGGGCTGGGTCATTTATTTGTGAGTATGTTGGTGAGGTTGTTGATGATACTAAAGTTAATTTGGATGGTGAAGATGATTATCTTTTTCGAACTGTCTGTCCTGGCGAGAAGACATTAAAATGGAATTATGGGCCTGAATTGATAGGGGAACACAGCATAAATATTTCAGCTGATACTTTTGAGCCGCTGCCCATCAAGATAAGTGCAATGAAAATGGGAAATGTTGCACGTTTCATGAACCATAGTTGCAACCCTAACACCTTCTGGCAACCAGTTCAATTTGACCATGGAGAGGATGGTTATCCACACATCATGTTCTTCGCACTGAAGCATATTCCTCCCATGACAGAACTGACTTATGACTATGGCGACATCGGATGTGAATCTAGGGGTGTAGGTTCTAGAGCTAAGAACTGCCTTTGTGGATCCTCAAATTGCCGGGGCTTTTTTAGCTGA